The following are from one region of the Stigmatopora argus isolate UIUO_Sarg chromosome 9, RoL_Sarg_1.0, whole genome shotgun sequence genome:
- the LOC144081954 gene encoding catenin delta-1-like isoform X6: MEQCESAAALLESVREQEVQFEQLTRALEEERRRVGLSATSPSTLGRPLPHAQNGRLGDADIERLKLTDSYTNGTQYRMVDPAHGALDESYAPDDDSHEAHSVFSEEGTTRRLDNGMKKPISRTVLPNDSMSINGGMSMSGYSATLDRPYRPTAGDYPTATVPRNYHYGPVGGYDDYRGGPPSEAYTSLSRGSHMDDRYRPVDGYRTLDSGYRAPSRQQMDPYAAQPQVGRGMRAMGSAMDMRYGHGHYALEDDQRSAGYDEYGMGPPPPMHPGGYGTMPRLGPGPIGMDRRRLRSCEDTLDGDMGGLDPYTWGVPMTLDRGSMASLDSTLRKGPPASWRQPELPEVIAMLNYRLDPVKINAAAFLQHLTFKNDKVKSEVRRLKGIPALVSLLDHPSKDVHHSACGALKNISYGRDSDNKIAIKNCDGVPALIRLLRKTHEQDLTDTITGTLWNLSSHDSVKMEIVDHALHALADEVIVPHSGWERGGGSGNGREDGCKPRHLEWETALTNTAGCLRNVSSERSEARRKLRECSGLVDSLMYVVQSQISRNDVDNKLVENCMCLLRNLSYQVHREVPSCERYAETAPVNQGPAPSAHKGGCFGSRKGKDEWFSKGKKDGDDGSADHVDIPKRTVPAKGYELLFQPEVVRIYTSLLKESKNPSVLEAAAGAIQNLCAGRWTYGRYIRATVRLEKGLPMMAELLGHGNDRVVRAMSGALRNLAIDNRNCELLGLHAVPHLVANLPGGQNQPSRALSEETAVSVLSTLTEVLGGSLEAAKTLRASQGIERLVLINKDGKRSDREVRGAGQVLQLVWAHKELRRPLEKDGWKKTDFQAHPNPGAANGPSARANGVYGDTTTPLLDRGEKRSMIPLNDLGSEAYSTLDQRERRHTLDDTADTLPKN, from the exons ATGGAGCAGTGCGAGAGCGCAGCAGCTCTGCTGGAGTCGGTCAGGGAGCAAGAGGTGCAGTTTGAACAGCTGACCAGGGCGTTGGAAGAGGAGCGGCGGAGAGTGGGCCTCTCCGCCACCAGCCCTTCGACGCTGGGTCGTCCCCTCCCTCACGCACAG aacggacgtttgggggATGCGGACATTGAACGACTGAAATTGACAGACTCCTACACAAACGGCACACAG TACAGAATGGTGGACCCGGCACACGGCGCTTTGGACGAGAGCTACGCGCCAGACGACGACTCCCACGAAGCACACTCCGTCTTTTCGGAAGAAGGCACCACGCGGCGGCTCGATAACGGG ATGAAGAAACCCATCTCGCGCACCGTCCTCCCAAACGACTCCATGTCCATCAATGGCGGCATGTCTATGAGCGGCTACAGCGCCACGCTGGACCGCCCATACAGGCCGACGGCAGGGGACTACCCTACGGCCACAGTGCCCAGGAACTACCACTACGGGCCCGTGGGAGGTTATGACGACTACCGGGGCGGACCGCCGTCCGAGGCGTACACCAGCTTGAGCCGAGGTTCGCACATGGATGACCGTTACAG GCCGGTCGACGGCTACAGAACCCTGGACTCGGGTTACCGGGCTCCGAGCCGCCAACAGATGGACCCGTACGCGGCACAGCCCCAGGTGGGCAGGGGAATGAGGGCCATGGGCTCGGCCATGGACATGCGATACGGCCACGGACACTACGCCTTGGAAGACGACCAGCGAAGCGCGGGCTACGACGAGTACGGCATGGGTCCGCCTCCCCCCATGCACCCGGGGGGTTACGGCACCATGCCGCGGCTGGGTCCCGGCCCCATCGGCATGGACAGACGGAGACTCAG AAGCTGCGAAGATACTCTGGATGGCGACATGGGAGGGCTGGATCCGTACACCTGGGGGGTCCCCATGACCCTAGACCGGGGGAGCATGGCTTCGTTAGACAGCACGCTGAGGAAAGGTCCCCCCGCCTCATGGAGACAACCGGAGCTGCCAGAGGTGATCGCCATGCTCAACTATCGCCTGGATCCCGTCAAAATCAACGCAGCCGCCTTCCTCCAGCATCTcacctttaaaaacgacaag gtTAAGTCGGAGGTGCGGCGTCTCAAGGGTATCCCGGCCTTGGTGTCGCTGCTGGACCACCCCAGCAAAGACGTGCACCACTCGGCCTGTGGGGCACTCAAGAATATTTCTTATGGAAGAGATTCGGACAACAAAATCGCCATCAAGAACTGTGACGGCGTGCCGGCGCTCATCCGATTATTGAGAAAGACCCACGAGCAGGATCTCACTGACACGATCACAG GCACCCTGTGGAATCTCTCGTCCCACGATTCCGTGAAGATGGAGATCGTGGACCACGCCCTGCACGCCCTGGCCGACGAGGTGATCGTGCCGCACTCGGGCTGGGAGcgaggcggcggcagcggcaacGGCAGGGAGGACGGCTGCAAACCACGCCATCTGGAGTGGGAGACCGCCCTGACCAACACCGCCGGCTGCTTACG AAACGTGAGCTCGGAGCGCAGCGAGGCCAGGAGGAAGCTGCGAGAGTGCTCGGGACTGGTGGATTCGCTCATGTACGTCGTGCAGTCCCAGATCAGCCGCAACGACGTGGACAATAAG TTGGTGGAGAACTGCATGTGCCTCTTGAGGAATCTGTCCTACCAGGTCCATCGCGAGGTCCCCAGCTGCGAACGCTACGCGGAGACGGCGCCCGTTAACCAAGGCCCTGCGCCCAGCGCTCACAAGGGCGGCTGTTTCGGCTCCCGAAAGGGCAAAG ATGAGTGGTTTTCTAAAG GTAAAAAAGATGGAGATGATGGTAGCGCAGACCATGTTGACATTCCAAAGAGAACAGTACCCGCCAAAG GTTACGAGCTGTTGTTCCAACCAGAGGTGGTTCGAATTTACACGTCGCTGCTGAAAGAGAGCAAAAACCCTTCGGTGCTGGAAGCCGCCGCCGGGGCCATCCAGAACTTGTGCGCGGGCCGATGGACC TACGGTCGTTACATCCGAGCCACGGTGCGTCTGGAGAAGGGACTCCCCATGATGGCGGAGCTGCTGGGTCACGGAAACGACCGCGTGGTGCGCGCCATGTCCGGAGCCTTGAGGAACCTCGCCATCGACAACAGGAACTGCGAACTTCTCG GTTTGCATGCCGTGCCCCACCTAGTGGCCAACCTGCCCGGCGGGCAGAACCAGCCAAGTCGTGCTCTGTCGGAGGAGACGGCGGTGTCCGTCCTCAGCACGCTGACCGAGGTTCTTGGCGGCAGTTTGGAGGCGGCCAAGACTCTCCGGGCATCGCAGGGCATCGAGAGGCTGGTCCTCATTAATAAAGATGG CAAACGGTCCGACCGGGAGGTCCGGGGGGCCGGCCAGGTGCTCCAGCTGGTGTGGGCCCACAAGGAGCTGCGCCGGCCGCTGGAGAAAGACGGATGGAAGAAGACGGACTTCCAGGCCCACCCCAACCCCGGCGCCGCCAACGGCCCGAGCGCTCGCGCCAACGGCGTCTACGGGGACACCACCACGCCGCTGCTGGACAGAG GGGAGAAACGAAGCATGATTCCGCTCAACGATCTGGGCTCCG AAGCCTACTCCACACTGGACCAGAGGGAGCGGAGACACACCCTGGACGACACTGCCGACACCCTACCG AAAAATTGA
- the LOC144081954 gene encoding catenin delta-1-like isoform X4, with amino-acid sequence MEQCESAAALLESVREQEVQFEQLTRALEEERRRVGLSATSPSTLGRPLPHAQNGRLGDADIERLKLTDSYTNGTQYRMVDPAHGALDESYAPDDDSHEAHSVFSEEGTTRRLDNGMKKPISRTVLPNDSMSINGGMSMSGYSATLDRPYRPTAGDYPTATVPRNYHYGPVGGYDDYRGGPPSEAYTSLSRGSHMDDRYRPVDGYRTLDSGYRAPSRQQMDPYAAQPQVGRGMRAMGSAMDMRYGHGHYALEDDQRSAGYDEYGMGPPPPMHPGGYGTMPRLGPGPIGMDRRRLRSCEDTLDGDMGGLDPYTWGVPMTLDRGSMASLDSTLRKGPPASWRQPELPEVIAMLNYRLDPVKINAAAFLQHLTFKNDKVKSEVRRLKGIPALVSLLDHPSKDVHHSACGALKNISYGRDSDNKIAIKNCDGVPALIRLLRKTHEQDLTDTITGTLWNLSSHDSVKMEIVDHALHALADEVIVPHSGWERGGGSGNGREDGCKPRHLEWETALTNTAGCLRNVSSERSEARRKLRECSGLVDSLMYVVQSQISRNDVDNKLVENCMCLLRNLSYQVHREVPSCERYAETAPVNQGPAPSAHKGGCFGSRKGKDEWFSKGKKDGDDGSADHVDIPKRTVPAKGYELLFQPEVVRIYTSLLKESKNPSVLEAAAGAIQNLCAGRWTYGRYIRATVRLEKGLPMMAELLGHGNDRVVRAMSGALRNLAIDNRNCELLGLHAVPHLVANLPGGQNQPSRALSEETAVSVLSTLTEVLGGSLEAAKTLRASQGIERLVLINKDGKRSDREVRGAGQVLQLVWAHKELRRPLEKDGWKKTDFQAHPNPGAANGPSARANGVYGDTTTPLLDRGEKRSMIPLNDLGSEAYSTLDQRERRHTLDDTADTLPRGVYGGRKGSLPLLDSYDG; translated from the exons ATGGAGCAGTGCGAGAGCGCAGCAGCTCTGCTGGAGTCGGTCAGGGAGCAAGAGGTGCAGTTTGAACAGCTGACCAGGGCGTTGGAAGAGGAGCGGCGGAGAGTGGGCCTCTCCGCCACCAGCCCTTCGACGCTGGGTCGTCCCCTCCCTCACGCACAG aacggacgtttgggggATGCGGACATTGAACGACTGAAATTGACAGACTCCTACACAAACGGCACACAG TACAGAATGGTGGACCCGGCACACGGCGCTTTGGACGAGAGCTACGCGCCAGACGACGACTCCCACGAAGCACACTCCGTCTTTTCGGAAGAAGGCACCACGCGGCGGCTCGATAACGGG ATGAAGAAACCCATCTCGCGCACCGTCCTCCCAAACGACTCCATGTCCATCAATGGCGGCATGTCTATGAGCGGCTACAGCGCCACGCTGGACCGCCCATACAGGCCGACGGCAGGGGACTACCCTACGGCCACAGTGCCCAGGAACTACCACTACGGGCCCGTGGGAGGTTATGACGACTACCGGGGCGGACCGCCGTCCGAGGCGTACACCAGCTTGAGCCGAGGTTCGCACATGGATGACCGTTACAG GCCGGTCGACGGCTACAGAACCCTGGACTCGGGTTACCGGGCTCCGAGCCGCCAACAGATGGACCCGTACGCGGCACAGCCCCAGGTGGGCAGGGGAATGAGGGCCATGGGCTCGGCCATGGACATGCGATACGGCCACGGACACTACGCCTTGGAAGACGACCAGCGAAGCGCGGGCTACGACGAGTACGGCATGGGTCCGCCTCCCCCCATGCACCCGGGGGGTTACGGCACCATGCCGCGGCTGGGTCCCGGCCCCATCGGCATGGACAGACGGAGACTCAG AAGCTGCGAAGATACTCTGGATGGCGACATGGGAGGGCTGGATCCGTACACCTGGGGGGTCCCCATGACCCTAGACCGGGGGAGCATGGCTTCGTTAGACAGCACGCTGAGGAAAGGTCCCCCCGCCTCATGGAGACAACCGGAGCTGCCAGAGGTGATCGCCATGCTCAACTATCGCCTGGATCCCGTCAAAATCAACGCAGCCGCCTTCCTCCAGCATCTcacctttaaaaacgacaag gtTAAGTCGGAGGTGCGGCGTCTCAAGGGTATCCCGGCCTTGGTGTCGCTGCTGGACCACCCCAGCAAAGACGTGCACCACTCGGCCTGTGGGGCACTCAAGAATATTTCTTATGGAAGAGATTCGGACAACAAAATCGCCATCAAGAACTGTGACGGCGTGCCGGCGCTCATCCGATTATTGAGAAAGACCCACGAGCAGGATCTCACTGACACGATCACAG GCACCCTGTGGAATCTCTCGTCCCACGATTCCGTGAAGATGGAGATCGTGGACCACGCCCTGCACGCCCTGGCCGACGAGGTGATCGTGCCGCACTCGGGCTGGGAGcgaggcggcggcagcggcaacGGCAGGGAGGACGGCTGCAAACCACGCCATCTGGAGTGGGAGACCGCCCTGACCAACACCGCCGGCTGCTTACG AAACGTGAGCTCGGAGCGCAGCGAGGCCAGGAGGAAGCTGCGAGAGTGCTCGGGACTGGTGGATTCGCTCATGTACGTCGTGCAGTCCCAGATCAGCCGCAACGACGTGGACAATAAG TTGGTGGAGAACTGCATGTGCCTCTTGAGGAATCTGTCCTACCAGGTCCATCGCGAGGTCCCCAGCTGCGAACGCTACGCGGAGACGGCGCCCGTTAACCAAGGCCCTGCGCCCAGCGCTCACAAGGGCGGCTGTTTCGGCTCCCGAAAGGGCAAAG ATGAGTGGTTTTCTAAAG GTAAAAAAGATGGAGATGATGGTAGCGCAGACCATGTTGACATTCCAAAGAGAACAGTACCCGCCAAAG GTTACGAGCTGTTGTTCCAACCAGAGGTGGTTCGAATTTACACGTCGCTGCTGAAAGAGAGCAAAAACCCTTCGGTGCTGGAAGCCGCCGCCGGGGCCATCCAGAACTTGTGCGCGGGCCGATGGACC TACGGTCGTTACATCCGAGCCACGGTGCGTCTGGAGAAGGGACTCCCCATGATGGCGGAGCTGCTGGGTCACGGAAACGACCGCGTGGTGCGCGCCATGTCCGGAGCCTTGAGGAACCTCGCCATCGACAACAGGAACTGCGAACTTCTCG GTTTGCATGCCGTGCCCCACCTAGTGGCCAACCTGCCCGGCGGGCAGAACCAGCCAAGTCGTGCTCTGTCGGAGGAGACGGCGGTGTCCGTCCTCAGCACGCTGACCGAGGTTCTTGGCGGCAGTTTGGAGGCGGCCAAGACTCTCCGGGCATCGCAGGGCATCGAGAGGCTGGTCCTCATTAATAAAGATGG CAAACGGTCCGACCGGGAGGTCCGGGGGGCCGGCCAGGTGCTCCAGCTGGTGTGGGCCCACAAGGAGCTGCGCCGGCCGCTGGAGAAAGACGGATGGAAGAAGACGGACTTCCAGGCCCACCCCAACCCCGGCGCCGCCAACGGCCCGAGCGCTCGCGCCAACGGCGTCTACGGGGACACCACCACGCCGCTGCTGGACAGAG GGGAGAAACGAAGCATGATTCCGCTCAACGATCTGGGCTCCG AAGCCTACTCCACACTGGACCAGAGGGAGCGGAGACACACCCTGGACGACACTGCCGACACCCTACCG AGAGGGGTGTATGGGGGACGAAAGGGCTCCCTGCCTCTCTTGGACTCCTATGATGGTTAG
- the LOC144081954 gene encoding catenin delta-1-like isoform X2: protein MEQCESAAALLESVREQEVQFEQLTRALEEERRRVGLSATSPSTLGRPLPHAQNGRLGDADIERLKLTDSYTNGTQYRMVDPAHGALDESYAPDDDSHEAHSVFSEEGTTRRLDNGMKKPISRTVLPNDSMSINGGMSMSGYSATLDRPYRPTAGDYPTATVPRNYHYGPVGGYDDYRGGPPSEAYTSLSRGSHMDDRYRPVDGYRTLDSGYRAPSRQQMDPYAAQPQVGRGMRAMGSAMDMRYGHGHYALEDDQRSAGYDEYGMGPPPPMHPGGYGTMPRLGPGPIGMDRRRLRSCEDTLDGDMGGLDPYTWGVPMTLDRGSMASLDSTLRKGPPASWRQPELPEVIAMLNYRLDPVKINAAAFLQHLTFKNDKVKSEVRRLKGIPALVSLLDHPSKDVHHSACGALKNISYGRDSDNKIAIKNCDGVPALIRLLRKTHEQDLTDTITGTLWNLSSHDSVKMEIVDHALHALADEVIVPHSGWERGGGSGNGREDGCKPRHLEWETALTNTAGCLRNVSSERSEARRKLRECSGLVDSLMYVVQSQISRNDVDNKLVENCMCLLRNLSYQVHREVPSCERYAETAPVNQGPAPSAHKGGCFGSRKGKDEWFSKGKKDGDDGSADHVDIPKRTVPAKGYELLFQPEVVRIYTSLLKESKNPSVLEAAAGAIQNLCAGRWTYGRYIRATVRLEKGLPMMAELLGHGNDRVVRAMSGALRNLAIDNRNCELLGLHAVPHLVANLPGGQNQPSRALSEETAVSVLSTLTEVLGGSLEAAKTLRASQGIERLVLINKDGKRSDREVRGAGQVLQLVWAHKELRRPLEKDGWKKTDFQAHPNPGAANGPSARANGVYGDTTTPLLDRGEKRSMIPLNDLGSAYSTLDQRERRHTLDDTADTLPRGVYGGRKGSLPLLDSYDEKLIVCITRTGPSPPDRCY, encoded by the exons ATGGAGCAGTGCGAGAGCGCAGCAGCTCTGCTGGAGTCGGTCAGGGAGCAAGAGGTGCAGTTTGAACAGCTGACCAGGGCGTTGGAAGAGGAGCGGCGGAGAGTGGGCCTCTCCGCCACCAGCCCTTCGACGCTGGGTCGTCCCCTCCCTCACGCACAG aacggacgtttgggggATGCGGACATTGAACGACTGAAATTGACAGACTCCTACACAAACGGCACACAG TACAGAATGGTGGACCCGGCACACGGCGCTTTGGACGAGAGCTACGCGCCAGACGACGACTCCCACGAAGCACACTCCGTCTTTTCGGAAGAAGGCACCACGCGGCGGCTCGATAACGGG ATGAAGAAACCCATCTCGCGCACCGTCCTCCCAAACGACTCCATGTCCATCAATGGCGGCATGTCTATGAGCGGCTACAGCGCCACGCTGGACCGCCCATACAGGCCGACGGCAGGGGACTACCCTACGGCCACAGTGCCCAGGAACTACCACTACGGGCCCGTGGGAGGTTATGACGACTACCGGGGCGGACCGCCGTCCGAGGCGTACACCAGCTTGAGCCGAGGTTCGCACATGGATGACCGTTACAG GCCGGTCGACGGCTACAGAACCCTGGACTCGGGTTACCGGGCTCCGAGCCGCCAACAGATGGACCCGTACGCGGCACAGCCCCAGGTGGGCAGGGGAATGAGGGCCATGGGCTCGGCCATGGACATGCGATACGGCCACGGACACTACGCCTTGGAAGACGACCAGCGAAGCGCGGGCTACGACGAGTACGGCATGGGTCCGCCTCCCCCCATGCACCCGGGGGGTTACGGCACCATGCCGCGGCTGGGTCCCGGCCCCATCGGCATGGACAGACGGAGACTCAG AAGCTGCGAAGATACTCTGGATGGCGACATGGGAGGGCTGGATCCGTACACCTGGGGGGTCCCCATGACCCTAGACCGGGGGAGCATGGCTTCGTTAGACAGCACGCTGAGGAAAGGTCCCCCCGCCTCATGGAGACAACCGGAGCTGCCAGAGGTGATCGCCATGCTCAACTATCGCCTGGATCCCGTCAAAATCAACGCAGCCGCCTTCCTCCAGCATCTcacctttaaaaacgacaag gtTAAGTCGGAGGTGCGGCGTCTCAAGGGTATCCCGGCCTTGGTGTCGCTGCTGGACCACCCCAGCAAAGACGTGCACCACTCGGCCTGTGGGGCACTCAAGAATATTTCTTATGGAAGAGATTCGGACAACAAAATCGCCATCAAGAACTGTGACGGCGTGCCGGCGCTCATCCGATTATTGAGAAAGACCCACGAGCAGGATCTCACTGACACGATCACAG GCACCCTGTGGAATCTCTCGTCCCACGATTCCGTGAAGATGGAGATCGTGGACCACGCCCTGCACGCCCTGGCCGACGAGGTGATCGTGCCGCACTCGGGCTGGGAGcgaggcggcggcagcggcaacGGCAGGGAGGACGGCTGCAAACCACGCCATCTGGAGTGGGAGACCGCCCTGACCAACACCGCCGGCTGCTTACG AAACGTGAGCTCGGAGCGCAGCGAGGCCAGGAGGAAGCTGCGAGAGTGCTCGGGACTGGTGGATTCGCTCATGTACGTCGTGCAGTCCCAGATCAGCCGCAACGACGTGGACAATAAG TTGGTGGAGAACTGCATGTGCCTCTTGAGGAATCTGTCCTACCAGGTCCATCGCGAGGTCCCCAGCTGCGAACGCTACGCGGAGACGGCGCCCGTTAACCAAGGCCCTGCGCCCAGCGCTCACAAGGGCGGCTGTTTCGGCTCCCGAAAGGGCAAAG ATGAGTGGTTTTCTAAAG GTAAAAAAGATGGAGATGATGGTAGCGCAGACCATGTTGACATTCCAAAGAGAACAGTACCCGCCAAAG GTTACGAGCTGTTGTTCCAACCAGAGGTGGTTCGAATTTACACGTCGCTGCTGAAAGAGAGCAAAAACCCTTCGGTGCTGGAAGCCGCCGCCGGGGCCATCCAGAACTTGTGCGCGGGCCGATGGACC TACGGTCGTTACATCCGAGCCACGGTGCGTCTGGAGAAGGGACTCCCCATGATGGCGGAGCTGCTGGGTCACGGAAACGACCGCGTGGTGCGCGCCATGTCCGGAGCCTTGAGGAACCTCGCCATCGACAACAGGAACTGCGAACTTCTCG GTTTGCATGCCGTGCCCCACCTAGTGGCCAACCTGCCCGGCGGGCAGAACCAGCCAAGTCGTGCTCTGTCGGAGGAGACGGCGGTGTCCGTCCTCAGCACGCTGACCGAGGTTCTTGGCGGCAGTTTGGAGGCGGCCAAGACTCTCCGGGCATCGCAGGGCATCGAGAGGCTGGTCCTCATTAATAAAGATGG CAAACGGTCCGACCGGGAGGTCCGGGGGGCCGGCCAGGTGCTCCAGCTGGTGTGGGCCCACAAGGAGCTGCGCCGGCCGCTGGAGAAAGACGGATGGAAGAAGACGGACTTCCAGGCCCACCCCAACCCCGGCGCCGCCAACGGCCCGAGCGCTCGCGCCAACGGCGTCTACGGGGACACCACCACGCCGCTGCTGGACAGAG GGGAGAAACGAAGCATGATTCCGCTCAACGATCTGGGCTCCG CCTACTCCACACTGGACCAGAGGGAGCGGAGACACACCCTGGACGACACTGCCGACACCCTACCG AGAGGGGTGTATGGGGGACGAAAGGGCTCCCTGCCTCTCTTGGACTCCTATGATG AAAAATTGATCGTGTGCATCACCCGGACCGGGCCGTCCCCGCCTGACCGTTGCTACTGA
- the LOC144081954 gene encoding catenin delta-1-like isoform X1, translated as MEQCESAAALLESVREQEVQFEQLTRALEEERRRVGLSATSPSTLGRPLPHAQNGRLGDADIERLKLTDSYTNGTQYRMVDPAHGALDESYAPDDDSHEAHSVFSEEGTTRRLDNGMKKPISRTVLPNDSMSINGGMSMSGYSATLDRPYRPTAGDYPTATVPRNYHYGPVGGYDDYRGGPPSEAYTSLSRGSHMDDRYRPVDGYRTLDSGYRAPSRQQMDPYAAQPQVGRGMRAMGSAMDMRYGHGHYALEDDQRSAGYDEYGMGPPPPMHPGGYGTMPRLGPGPIGMDRRRLRSCEDTLDGDMGGLDPYTWGVPMTLDRGSMASLDSTLRKGPPASWRQPELPEVIAMLNYRLDPVKINAAAFLQHLTFKNDKVKSEVRRLKGIPALVSLLDHPSKDVHHSACGALKNISYGRDSDNKIAIKNCDGVPALIRLLRKTHEQDLTDTITGTLWNLSSHDSVKMEIVDHALHALADEVIVPHSGWERGGGSGNGREDGCKPRHLEWETALTNTAGCLRNVSSERSEARRKLRECSGLVDSLMYVVQSQISRNDVDNKLVENCMCLLRNLSYQVHREVPSCERYAETAPVNQGPAPSAHKGGCFGSRKGKDEWFSKGKKDGDDGSADHVDIPKRTVPAKGYELLFQPEVVRIYTSLLKESKNPSVLEAAAGAIQNLCAGRWTYGRYIRATVRLEKGLPMMAELLGHGNDRVVRAMSGALRNLAIDNRNCELLGLHAVPHLVANLPGGQNQPSRALSEETAVSVLSTLTEVLGGSLEAAKTLRASQGIERLVLINKDGKRSDREVRGAGQVLQLVWAHKELRRPLEKDGWKKTDFQAHPNPGAANGPSARANGVYGDTTTPLLDRGEKRSMIPLNDLGSEAYSTLDQRERRHTLDDTADTLPRGVYGGRKGSLPLLDSYDEKLIVCITRTGPSPPDRCY; from the exons ATGGAGCAGTGCGAGAGCGCAGCAGCTCTGCTGGAGTCGGTCAGGGAGCAAGAGGTGCAGTTTGAACAGCTGACCAGGGCGTTGGAAGAGGAGCGGCGGAGAGTGGGCCTCTCCGCCACCAGCCCTTCGACGCTGGGTCGTCCCCTCCCTCACGCACAG aacggacgtttgggggATGCGGACATTGAACGACTGAAATTGACAGACTCCTACACAAACGGCACACAG TACAGAATGGTGGACCCGGCACACGGCGCTTTGGACGAGAGCTACGCGCCAGACGACGACTCCCACGAAGCACACTCCGTCTTTTCGGAAGAAGGCACCACGCGGCGGCTCGATAACGGG ATGAAGAAACCCATCTCGCGCACCGTCCTCCCAAACGACTCCATGTCCATCAATGGCGGCATGTCTATGAGCGGCTACAGCGCCACGCTGGACCGCCCATACAGGCCGACGGCAGGGGACTACCCTACGGCCACAGTGCCCAGGAACTACCACTACGGGCCCGTGGGAGGTTATGACGACTACCGGGGCGGACCGCCGTCCGAGGCGTACACCAGCTTGAGCCGAGGTTCGCACATGGATGACCGTTACAG GCCGGTCGACGGCTACAGAACCCTGGACTCGGGTTACCGGGCTCCGAGCCGCCAACAGATGGACCCGTACGCGGCACAGCCCCAGGTGGGCAGGGGAATGAGGGCCATGGGCTCGGCCATGGACATGCGATACGGCCACGGACACTACGCCTTGGAAGACGACCAGCGAAGCGCGGGCTACGACGAGTACGGCATGGGTCCGCCTCCCCCCATGCACCCGGGGGGTTACGGCACCATGCCGCGGCTGGGTCCCGGCCCCATCGGCATGGACAGACGGAGACTCAG AAGCTGCGAAGATACTCTGGATGGCGACATGGGAGGGCTGGATCCGTACACCTGGGGGGTCCCCATGACCCTAGACCGGGGGAGCATGGCTTCGTTAGACAGCACGCTGAGGAAAGGTCCCCCCGCCTCATGGAGACAACCGGAGCTGCCAGAGGTGATCGCCATGCTCAACTATCGCCTGGATCCCGTCAAAATCAACGCAGCCGCCTTCCTCCAGCATCTcacctttaaaaacgacaag gtTAAGTCGGAGGTGCGGCGTCTCAAGGGTATCCCGGCCTTGGTGTCGCTGCTGGACCACCCCAGCAAAGACGTGCACCACTCGGCCTGTGGGGCACTCAAGAATATTTCTTATGGAAGAGATTCGGACAACAAAATCGCCATCAAGAACTGTGACGGCGTGCCGGCGCTCATCCGATTATTGAGAAAGACCCACGAGCAGGATCTCACTGACACGATCACAG GCACCCTGTGGAATCTCTCGTCCCACGATTCCGTGAAGATGGAGATCGTGGACCACGCCCTGCACGCCCTGGCCGACGAGGTGATCGTGCCGCACTCGGGCTGGGAGcgaggcggcggcagcggcaacGGCAGGGAGGACGGCTGCAAACCACGCCATCTGGAGTGGGAGACCGCCCTGACCAACACCGCCGGCTGCTTACG AAACGTGAGCTCGGAGCGCAGCGAGGCCAGGAGGAAGCTGCGAGAGTGCTCGGGACTGGTGGATTCGCTCATGTACGTCGTGCAGTCCCAGATCAGCCGCAACGACGTGGACAATAAG TTGGTGGAGAACTGCATGTGCCTCTTGAGGAATCTGTCCTACCAGGTCCATCGCGAGGTCCCCAGCTGCGAACGCTACGCGGAGACGGCGCCCGTTAACCAAGGCCCTGCGCCCAGCGCTCACAAGGGCGGCTGTTTCGGCTCCCGAAAGGGCAAAG ATGAGTGGTTTTCTAAAG GTAAAAAAGATGGAGATGATGGTAGCGCAGACCATGTTGACATTCCAAAGAGAACAGTACCCGCCAAAG GTTACGAGCTGTTGTTCCAACCAGAGGTGGTTCGAATTTACACGTCGCTGCTGAAAGAGAGCAAAAACCCTTCGGTGCTGGAAGCCGCCGCCGGGGCCATCCAGAACTTGTGCGCGGGCCGATGGACC TACGGTCGTTACATCCGAGCCACGGTGCGTCTGGAGAAGGGACTCCCCATGATGGCGGAGCTGCTGGGTCACGGAAACGACCGCGTGGTGCGCGCCATGTCCGGAGCCTTGAGGAACCTCGCCATCGACAACAGGAACTGCGAACTTCTCG GTTTGCATGCCGTGCCCCACCTAGTGGCCAACCTGCCCGGCGGGCAGAACCAGCCAAGTCGTGCTCTGTCGGAGGAGACGGCGGTGTCCGTCCTCAGCACGCTGACCGAGGTTCTTGGCGGCAGTTTGGAGGCGGCCAAGACTCTCCGGGCATCGCAGGGCATCGAGAGGCTGGTCCTCATTAATAAAGATGG CAAACGGTCCGACCGGGAGGTCCGGGGGGCCGGCCAGGTGCTCCAGCTGGTGTGGGCCCACAAGGAGCTGCGCCGGCCGCTGGAGAAAGACGGATGGAAGAAGACGGACTTCCAGGCCCACCCCAACCCCGGCGCCGCCAACGGCCCGAGCGCTCGCGCCAACGGCGTCTACGGGGACACCACCACGCCGCTGCTGGACAGAG GGGAGAAACGAAGCATGATTCCGCTCAACGATCTGGGCTCCG AAGCCTACTCCACACTGGACCAGAGGGAGCGGAGACACACCCTGGACGACACTGCCGACACCCTACCG AGAGGGGTGTATGGGGGACGAAAGGGCTCCCTGCCTCTCTTGGACTCCTATGATG AAAAATTGATCGTGTGCATCACCCGGACCGGGCCGTCCCCGCCTGACCGTTGCTACTGA